The DNA window AACCGGACGCCCTTCGATCTACCGGAAGCTGAATCGGAGCTTGTCGCCGGTTTTCATACCGAATATTCAGGGATGCGCTGGGCGTTTTTCATGCTATCCGAGTTTGCCAATATGTTCATCGTAGCAGGCGTCGCTGCGGTGGTGTTTCTGGGCGGCTGGCAGAGTCCCATTCCCGGTGTCATGGACGGCCCAGGATGGGGTCTCATCTGGTTTCTGAGTAAAGCTATCTTTCTGATTCTGGTGATGATGTGGTTCAGGTGGACGTTTCCCAGGTTGCGCACCGATCAGCTCATGAGGCTGTGCTGGAAATTCTTTCTGCCGGCAGCTTTTGTCAATATTGCTGGAGTCGGGATCTGGGATTTGTTTGTGAGATGAGAGGATTTCGATGAGATATGTCGCCAACATATGGGAATCGATAACAACGCTTCTTATCGGCATGCGTGTGACCATGGGACATATGTTGCGTATCCGCAAAGGATTTGTGACACTGCAATACCCTGTTGAACGGTGGCCCAGACCGGAAAAGAAGATCGGTTTCAGTACCGACAGCTACAACGTTATCCGCTCGCGGCTCACGGTGGATATCGATGATTGTATCGGCTGTATGAAGTGTGTGCGTACTTGCCCAGTCAGTTGTATTAAGATCGACACTGTGAAGGTGGAAAAGGGAGAAGATATACCTGAAGCGAATCATCGCGGTATAACATCCAGCGGGACGCAAAAACGACTGCTTGTTACCCGATTTGATATCGATATGACGGAATGCTGTTACTGCAATCTCTGTACTTATCCCTGTCCTGAAGAGTGTATCTACATGACGGGCGGCCCCAATTCCTCCAAACACGAGATTGACTATGAATTCTCTGAATTTAACCGCAATGATATAGTCTTCCGTTTTTCTAAGGTTCCACCCGCCATGGCCGCCGAATACAGC is part of the Candidatus Neomarinimicrobiota bacterium genome and encodes:
- a CDS encoding 4Fe-4S dicluster domain-containing protein, with product MRYVANIWESITTLLIGMRVTMGHMLRIRKGFVTLQYPVERWPRPEKKIGFSTDSYNVIRSRLTVDIDDCIGCMKCVRTCPVSCIKIDTVKVEKGEDIPEANHRGITSSGTQKRLLVTRFDIDMTECCYCNLCTYPCPEECIYMTGGPNSSKHEIDYEFSEFNRNDIVFRFSKVPPAMAAEYSKPAEVVKKGEE